The Bos indicus isolate NIAB-ARS_2022 breed Sahiwal x Tharparkar chromosome X, NIAB-ARS_B.indTharparkar_mat_pri_1.0, whole genome shotgun sequence genome has a window encoding:
- the LOC139181610 gene encoding melanoma-associated antigen B4-like, translated as MPQRHRNKYHAHVKCHQFQGDTHCPQEAQFSAAVAPKEECPSSPSSVPQGSPPSSPATGDHQELQGAMALSSPDAGPSCAGSDEGAQGPEEESAGASQAAPATQSPCIDPLTRKASMLLEFLLEKYTKKEPILQHALLKVVGSMYRQHIPEILRRASKHMELVFGLELTEVDHSRNIYALINKLNLGGDEGVPVGPESLFETNKMKVLEVLAKIHDTVQTSFPDLYDEALRDQAERAGLRGAARAPTMAEASAPSRAKSYSSSHI; from the exons ATGCCTCAGAGGCATAGGAACAAGTACCATGCCCATGTGAAATGCCACCAGTTCCAGGGGGACACTCATTGTCCCCAGGAGGCCCAGTTCAGTGCTGCTGTAGCCCCCAAAGAGGagtgcccctcctccccctcgTCTGTCCCTCAGGGTTCTCCCCCGAGCTCCCCTGCTACTGGAGATCACCAGGAGCTTCAGGGAGCCATGGCCCTTAGCTCTCCTGATGCAGGGCCTTCCTGTGCAGGATCTGatgaaggtgcccagggcccaGAAGAGGAAAGTGCAGGTGCCTCCCAGGCAGCCCCTGCCACTCAGAGCCCTTGCATAGATCCTCTGACCAGGAAGGCCAGCATGCTGCTGGAGTTCCTGCTGGAGAAGTACACCAAGAAGGAGCCCATCTTGCAGCACGCCCTGCTGAAGGTCGTTGGCAGCATGTATAGGCAGCACATCCCTGAGATCCTCAGGAGAGCCTCTAAGCACATGGAGCTGGTATTTGGCCTTGAGCTGACGGAAGTCGACCATAGCAGGAACATCTATGCCCTCATCAACAAGCTCAACCTCGGGGGCGATGAAG GAGTTCCTGTGGGGCCCGAGAGCTTGTTTGAAACCAATAAGATGAAGGTGTTGGAGGTGCTGGCCAAGATCCACGATACCGTCCAGACTTCCTTCCCAGACCTCTATGACGAGGCTCTGAGAGATCAGGCGGagagagcagggctgagaggcGCGGCCAGGGCTCCAACAATGGCTGAAGCCAGTGCCCCTTCCAGGGCCAAGTCCTACAGCTCCTCCCACATCTAG